The segment TGCTATTTGTGATGTTATATAATCCTTGTTTGGCTGCTACAATTGTCTTTGGCAAAGAGGCTGGCGGATATAAATATATAGCTTATCTATTCATTTTTACTACATTTGTTGCTTATTTGGTTTCGTTTATAGGGTTACATATAGCAAAGCTCTTTTGAGAGTTTTGCCCCTTTAAATGGACTTTTGATTAAATTTAAACCTTAATAATATATTTAGATTTTATTTTTTTGCTTTTGCTAAAATTGTCCAAATTTAGATTTCAAGGTTGTATAATGATAAAATACATAACTACAATAATTCTTGCCATTACTGCTTTAATGGCTAATCCAAAAGGTGAAAATATGTCAAATTTAAAAGAGATATATCTAGGTGGGGGCTGTTTTTGGGGGACTCAAGGCTATTTTGATCGTATTAAAGGTGTTGAATTTACTCAAGTAGGTTACGCAAATGGAAAGAGCAAAGATACAAGCTATTATGAGATAAATAATACCGATCACGCTGAGGTTGTTAGAGTGAAATTTAATGCTAATGTGGTGGATATAAATGAAATTTTAGAGCACTATTTTCGCATTATAGATCCATTTTCTATAAATAAACAAGGCAACGATATAGGTAGGCAGTATCGCACCGGAATTTATTATAATGATGAGAGTTTAAAACCGATTATAATTGAGTTTATAAGGGCTAAACAAGCTAAATTTGATAAGAAAATAGCCGTTGAAATAGAGCCTTTGAAAAACTATGTAGAGGCAGAAGAGTATCACCAAAAATATTTAGAAAAAAACCCAAATGGATATTGTCATATAGATTTAAATTTAGCCAATAAACCTCTATATGATGAGAGCAAATTTAAGCTCCCTAGCAAAGATGAGCTTAAAAATACTCTAAGTGATTTAGAGTATAGGGTAACACAAGAAAAGGCCACCGAACGCCCATATAGCAGCAAATATGATAAATTTGATGAGCGTGGTATATATGTGGATATAGTAAGCAAAAAGCCACTTTTTAGCTCTAGTGATAAGTATGATGCTGGATGTGGGTGGCCTAGCTTTACTAAGCCTATAACCACTGATGCGACTGGCTATAATCGTGATCTAAGCCATGGTATGGATAGGATAGAGGTAACTTCTAGACAGAGTGGAAGCCATTTGGGGCATGTCTTTGATGATGGGCCAAGCGATAAAGGTGGATTAAGATATTGTATCAATGGCGCTTCTTTGGAGTTTATCCCTTATGATGAGATGGATAAAAGGGGTTATTCTGAGTATAAGGTCTATGTGAAATAATATTATATTAACAAGTAGTATCTAAAGGCATATAAATGGCAATTTTCCAAGTAACTAACACAATTAGCATCCTAGAAAAGCTCCCACTCAAAAATGGCTACATCTATTATATTGCCAATCTTGATAATTTAAGTGATATAATGAGCCACGGCATTAGCGCTATCTCCACTGACCCAAAGCGCTCCCACGCTGAGCCGATATATGGCAAGGCAATTAGTGAATATGTAAGCCTATATTTCAACCCACGCAACGCCACCTTATACTCAGCACAAAAGAGTTACAGAAGTAAGGTTATAATCCTACAAATTCACAAAACTGCTCTACTAGCTGATGGAGTGATATTTACTAACGCTAGTGCCACTGCTGCTAGATATGAATGTGCAAATGAGCTTAGCGACTTACTAAATACGCAGTTTATCAGCTGGAGTGAGGTGATGTCAAAAGACTGGAACCACGCCGATAGATCCATCAAACAATCTAAAATAGATAAAATGATGGCTGAGGCGCTTGTGCCTACGCATTTGTCAATTGATATGATAGCTGGTATCATCTGTCAAGATAGCTCTATAGCTAAGAGTATTGCTAGTAATTACAACATTACAGCTGTAGCGGATATGGAGTATTTCTTTCCTATTAAGCTATATGCACCACAAAGCAAAGATGAGCTAAAGGGCTTAATTTATGATGAAGATATATATTTAGGCGATATAGATACTAGTGCTATAACTGATATGAGTGAGTTGTTTGCTTGGAGTGGGCGTGAAGATTTTAGCGGTATAGATAATTGGGATGTAAGCAGTGTGACTAATATGAGTGGGATGTTTGCTGGTCGCGAAAATTTCAATCAACCACTTGATAGCTGGAATGTAAGCAGTGTAGTTAATATGAGCTGGATGTTTTATAATTGTGAAAATTTCAATCAACCACTTGATAACTTGGATGTAAGCAGTGTAGTTAATATGAGTGGGATGTTTTCTGGTTGCAAAAATTTCAATCAACCACTTAATAACTGGGATGTAAGTAGTGTAACTGATATGGGTGAGATGTTTGCTGGTTGCAAAAATTTCAATCAACCACTTGATAACTGGGATGTAAGCAGTGTAACTGATATGGGTCAGATGTTTATAGGTTGCACAAATTTTAATCAACAACTTAATAGCTGGGATGTAAGCAGTATAATTGATATGAGTGAGATGTTTGCTGTTTGCAGAAATTTTAATCAATCACTTGATAACTGGAATGTATCTAATGTAAAGTATATGAATTCTATGTTTTATAAAGTTAAGAATTTCAATCAACCGCTTAATAACTGGGATGTAAGCAGTGTAACTGATATGAGTGAGATGTTTAGAAATTGCACAAAATTCAATCAACCACTTGGTAGCTGGAATGTAAGCAGTGTAGTTAATATGAGCTGGATGTTTTGCCTTTGCGATAATTTCAATCAACCGCTTAATAGCTGGGATGTAAGCAGTGTGACTGATATGGGTCAGATGTTTGCTGTTTGCAGAAATTTTAATCAACCGCTTAATAACTGGGATGTAAGCAGTGTGGATGATATGAATGGGATGTTTTCTAGTTGCGAAAATTTCAATCAACCACTTAATAACTGGAATGTAAGCAGTGTAATTTATATGGAAAATATGTTTACTGGTTGCAAAAATTTCAATCAACCGCTTAATAGCTGGAATGTAAGCAGTGTAGCTGTTATGAGTTATATGTTTAGAGGTTGCAAAAATTTCAATCAACCACTTGATAGCTGGAATGTAAGCAGTGTAGTTAATATGATTAGGATGTTTGCTGGTTGCAAAAATTTTAATCAACCAATTAATAACTGGGATGTATCTAATGTAACTAAAATGAGTGGGATATTTGATGATTGCAAAATCAATGATGAGAATAAGCCTAAATTTACTAATATGTATGATTTGATGGAAAAAGATGATGATGAAGATGAGATACCATTTTAAAGCTACTTGCTTTGGTCTAATTATTAAAGCTTAGCAAACACTAGTAAATAATATAATAGATAAAATTTTGTTCATATTTTCTCCTTGTTATTAAAATTAAGAATAATTTTACCCCCTATACTTAAAAAATACTTAATAGGGATATATTTCCACTATTATATGAACTAGTTCTTCGTGCTTTGATAGCTCTTTTTTGATAAGATTTATATCAATTGGATTAATGGAATTTAAAGAGATTATACAAGTATATTTGTCATTTGCTACTTTTAGAAGGTGTAGATCTTTGATTTCTATATCACTTCTAAATAGGCGTAAAATATCTACCACTTCGCTAACTATTGGCTCATTCATATTAGCATCAAGTAGTATTTTGCCCGATTGTTTTAATAGCCCTATAGCCCACACTAATACCAAAATAGCACCAATAATCCCCATAAGTGGATCTAAAAAATCAACTCCAAAAAGCAGCCCAAATCCCAAAGCCACAATAGCCAAAATAGAAGTAAGCGCATCAGTAAGGACATGTATATAAGCAGCTTTTAAATTTAAATCATCGTGATGATGATGGTTATGATGATGATCGTGGCTAGACCTTAATAGCCAAGCACAGATTAAATTCACCATAAGTCCGATAATAGCTATCAAAATCGCCTCTTTATATGCTATGGATTCTGGATTTATAAACTTTAAAATAGAGTGATAAATCATCAAAAATGCAATCACTAAAAGCGACAAGGCACTAGTGTAACTAGCTAGAATTTCCATCTTATAAGTACCAAAACTAAATCTAGCATCGCTTTTATATCTATTTGACATAA is part of the Campylobacter lanienae NCTC 13004 genome and harbors:
- the msrB gene encoding peptide-methionine (R)-S-oxide reductase MsrB; amino-acid sequence: MIKYITTIILAITALMANPKGENMSNLKEIYLGGGCFWGTQGYFDRIKGVEFTQVGYANGKSKDTSYYEINNTDHAEVVRVKFNANVVDINEILEHYFRIIDPFSINKQGNDIGRQYRTGIYYNDESLKPIIIEFIRAKQAKFDKKIAVEIEPLKNYVEAEEYHQKYLEKNPNGYCHIDLNLANKPLYDESKFKLPSKDELKNTLSDLEYRVTQEKATERPYSSKYDKFDERGIYVDIVSKKPLFSSSDKYDAGCGWPSFTKPITTDATGYNRDLSHGMDRIEVTSRQSGSHLGHVFDDGPSDKGGLRYCINGASLEFIPYDEMDKRGYSEYKVYVK
- a CDS encoding DarT ssDNA thymidine ADP-ribosyltransferase family protein: MAIFQVTNTISILEKLPLKNGYIYYIANLDNLSDIMSHGISAISTDPKRSHAEPIYGKAISEYVSLYFNPRNATLYSAQKSYRSKVIILQIHKTALLADGVIFTNASATAARYECANELSDLLNTQFISWSEVMSKDWNHADRSIKQSKIDKMMAEALVPTHLSIDMIAGIICQDSSIAKSIASNYNITAVADMEYFFPIKLYAPQSKDELKGLIYDEDIYLGDIDTSAITDMSELFAWSGREDFSGIDNWDVSSVTNMSGMFAGRENFNQPLDSWNVSSVVNMSWMFYNCENFNQPLDNLDVSSVVNMSGMFSGCKNFNQPLNNWDVSSVTDMGEMFAGCKNFNQPLDNWDVSSVTDMGQMFIGCTNFNQQLNSWDVSSIIDMSEMFAVCRNFNQSLDNWNVSNVKYMNSMFYKVKNFNQPLNNWDVSSVTDMSEMFRNCTKFNQPLGSWNVSSVVNMSWMFCLCDNFNQPLNSWDVSSVTDMGQMFAVCRNFNQPLNNWDVSSVDDMNGMFSSCENFNQPLNNWNVSSVIYMENMFTGCKNFNQPLNSWNVSSVAVMSYMFRGCKNFNQPLDSWNVSSVVNMIRMFAGCKNFNQPINNWDVSNVTKMSGIFDDCKINDENKPKFTNMYDLMEKDDDEDEIPF
- the dmeF gene encoding CDF family Co(II)/Ni(II) efflux transporter DmeF, whose product is MSNNILNFSYNHNFHSANLTAKKNTLYAMIITISMMIAEIIGGIYFNSMALLADGWHMSSHALALGLAYFAYIMSNRYKSDARFSFGTYKMEILASYTSALSLLVIAFLMIYHSILKFINPESIAYKEAILIAIIGLMVNLICAWLLRSSHDHHHNHHHHDDLNLKAAYIHVLTDALTSILAIVALGFGLLFGVDFLDPLMGIIGAILVLVWAIGLLKQSGKILLDANMNEPIVSEVVDILRLFRSDIEIKDLHLLKVANDKYTCIISLNSINPIDINLIKKELSKHEELVHIIVEIYPY